A region from the Vibrio rumoiensis genome encodes:
- a CDS encoding YgiW/YdeI family stress tolerance OB fold protein, with protein MKKLVLACILSLVAAPAFAENHLINANSEPAAQQNKGGFKGPTKSKRIIRDVISALNANDDTKVELTGQLTMSLGDEDYMFQDSTGEIAVEIDDDIWYGRTVTPENTIVIRGEVEKDWNSTSIDADSLEVLQ; from the coding sequence ATGAAAAAGTTAGTTTTGGCCTGTATTTTGAGTTTAGTTGCTGCCCCTGCATTCGCTGAAAATCATCTGATCAATGCCAATAGTGAGCCAGCTGCGCAACAAAACAAAGGTGGTTTTAAAGGCCCCACTAAATCAAAACGCATTATTCGTGATGTAATCAGTGCGCTGAATGCCAATGATGATACCAAAGTTGAGTTAACTGGTCAGTTGACGATGTCTCTAGGCGATGAAGATTATATGTTCCAAGATTCAACCGGAGAGATCGCGGTCGAGATTGACGATGATATTTGGTACGGGCGTACCGTAACCCCGGAGAACACTATCGTTATTCGCGGTGAAGTGGAAAAAGATTGGAACAGTACGTCGATTGATGCCGATTCGTTAGAAGTGCTTCAATAA
- a CDS encoding XylR family transcriptional regulator, whose translation MDKKYRIALLFNANKVYDRQVIEGIGEYIQASQCDWDVFLEDDFTTNMNNFHNWQGDGVIADFDNLEVISQLSDIQIPVVGVGGSYQSDEDYPSVPYVATDNHAIVDMAFQHLKNKGIESFAFYGLPASFPLGWAHERRKAFNQILESEGYPYSTYLGNETTPQTWQYDMNRLSDWLQMLPAGTGIIAVTDARARHLLQACDHLNIMVPDRISVIGIDNEELARYLTRVSLSSVGQGCKSMGHKAARMLHRLIEKQSTETTGVSSRVVKHARVLVPPTKVYQRQSTDFQALKDPFVIQAMHFIRQHACKGIKVEQVLDYVGISRSNMETRFKDERGHSLHQEIHNSKLERAGSLLQSTELPISEIAELCGYPSLQYMYSVFKKTFDKTPKEYRLERSQDIECGDDF comes from the coding sequence ATGGATAAGAAATATCGAATTGCACTTCTGTTTAATGCCAATAAAGTGTACGACAGGCAAGTTATCGAAGGGATTGGTGAGTACATACAAGCAAGCCAATGTGATTGGGATGTTTTTTTAGAGGATGACTTCACCACCAATATGAATAATTTTCATAATTGGCAAGGTGATGGGGTGATTGCAGATTTTGATAATTTAGAGGTTATTTCTCAATTATCGGATATTCAAATTCCGGTGGTTGGTGTCGGTGGGTCTTATCAGTCGGATGAGGATTATCCTTCGGTGCCTTATGTTGCTACCGATAATCATGCCATTGTGGATATGGCGTTTCAGCATTTGAAAAATAAAGGCATAGAGAGTTTCGCATTTTATGGGTTACCGGCGTCATTTCCACTTGGGTGGGCTCACGAACGTCGTAAAGCATTTAACCAAATTCTTGAGAGTGAAGGCTATCCTTATTCGACTTATTTAGGAAATGAGACCACCCCTCAAACTTGGCAATACGATATGAACCGCTTGTCTGATTGGTTGCAAATGCTGCCGGCTGGAACGGGCATTATTGCAGTGACCGATGCCAGAGCCAGACATTTGTTACAAGCTTGCGATCATTTAAATATTATGGTGCCTGATCGTATTTCTGTGATTGGTATTGATAATGAAGAGTTGGCGCGCTATTTAACTCGCGTATCGTTAAGTTCGGTCGGACAAGGCTGCAAATCGATGGGGCATAAAGCCGCTCGAATGCTGCATCGATTGATTGAAAAACAAAGTACGGAGACGACGGGCGTATCAAGCCGAGTGGTTAAACATGCCAGAGTGTTAGTGCCTCCTACCAAGGTGTATCAAAGACAAAGTACCGATTTCCAAGCCTTGAAAGATCCCTTTGTTATTCAAGCTATGCACTTTATTCGTCAGCATGCCTGTAAAGGGATTAAGGTTGAACAAGTGCTCGATTACGTTGGCATCTCTCGCTCTAATATGGAAACACGTTTTAAAGACGAACGAGGTCACTCACTGCACCAAGAGATACACAATTCTAAGTTAGAACGAGCCGGGAGCCTGCTTCAGTCAACAGAATTACCCATTTCTGAAATTGCCGAATTATGCGGCTATCCATCTTTGCAATATATGTATTCAGTGTTTAAAAAAACGTTCGATAAAACGCCAAAAGAATATCGCTTGGAACGCTCGCAAGATATCGAGTGTGGTGATGATTTTTAA
- the xylB gene encoding xylulokinase: MFIGIDLGTSGVKVILLNAQGQILNTQQESLTISRPHPLWSEQNPEHWWQATQTALDKMSQQQDLSTVEAIGLSGQMHGATLLDNHGDIIRPAILWNDGRCEEQCKALEEMVPNSRQITGNIMMPGFTAPKIKWVQEHEPENFARIDKVLLPKDYLRYKLCGQFASDMSDSAGTMWLDVEKRDWDDSILAATGLDRQHMPDLYEGNEITGQLYPELAKQWGMPTVPIVAGAGDNAAGAIGVGITKPGQAMLSLGTSGVYFAASDGFISNPESALHSFCHALPNTWHTMSVILSAASCLDWVAKLTNTADVPTLLKNVEQNANPNSEVIFLPYLSGERTPHNNPNAKGVFFGMTHETTSADLGLAVLEGVGFAFADGFDALHVTEFVPEEVCLIGGGARSAYWRQMLSNITGMTLVFREGGDVGPALGAARLAQLAVTPNADIDTICPVPALVETHHSDTETHQTYQAKREKFQQLYSQLKGLF, from the coding sequence ATGTTTATCGGTATCGACTTAGGCACCTCTGGCGTTAAAGTGATTTTACTCAACGCGCAAGGGCAAATCCTCAATACTCAACAAGAATCACTGACGATTTCACGTCCACACCCCTTGTGGTCAGAACAAAACCCTGAACATTGGTGGCAAGCCACACAAACCGCCTTAGATAAAATGAGCCAGCAGCAAGATTTATCAACCGTTGAAGCGATAGGCTTATCCGGCCAAATGCATGGTGCCACCTTGTTAGACAATCATGGTGACATCATTCGTCCTGCTATTTTATGGAATGATGGGCGCTGTGAGGAGCAGTGCAAAGCGCTAGAAGAAATGGTACCGAATAGCCGCCAAATCACCGGTAATATCATGATGCCAGGCTTTACCGCACCAAAAATAAAATGGGTACAAGAGCACGAACCGGAAAATTTTGCGCGCATTGATAAAGTGCTATTACCGAAAGACTATCTCCGCTACAAGTTATGCGGACAATTTGCCTCGGATATGTCCGATTCAGCGGGAACCATGTGGCTTGATGTTGAAAAACGTGATTGGGATGACAGCATACTGGCGGCAACCGGCTTAGATCGCCAACACATGCCGGATTTGTATGAAGGCAATGAAATCACTGGGCAGCTTTACCCTGAACTGGCCAAGCAATGGGGTATGCCTACGGTTCCGATTGTCGCGGGCGCAGGCGATAACGCGGCGGGAGCGATTGGCGTTGGGATAACGAAGCCAGGACAAGCCATGCTTTCACTTGGCACTTCAGGGGTCTATTTTGCCGCCAGCGATGGTTTTATTTCTAACCCAGAGTCGGCACTGCATAGTTTTTGCCATGCGCTGCCCAATACTTGGCACACCATGTCGGTGATATTAAGCGCTGCATCTTGCCTAGACTGGGTCGCAAAACTCACCAATACGGCAGACGTCCCGACACTGCTAAAAAATGTCGAGCAAAACGCCAATCCAAATTCTGAAGTGATTTTTCTTCCTTATTTATCCGGCGAACGAACACCGCATAACAATCCAAATGCTAAAGGCGTCTTCTTTGGTATGACGCACGAAACGACTAGCGCCGATCTAGGCTTAGCGGTTTTAGAAGGCGTAGGCTTTGCGTTTGCCGACGGCTTTGATGCGCTGCACGTTACCGAATTTGTGCCAGAAGAAGTTTGCTTGATTGGCGGGGGCGCTCGCAGTGCTTATTGGCGTCAAATGCTCTCTAATATTACCGGTATGACCTTGGTATTTAGAGAAGGTGGTGATGTTGGTCCGGCGCTTGGTGCTGCTCGCCTAGCTCAACTGGCTGTGACACCAAATGCAGATATTGACACTATTTGCCCAGTTCCTGCGCTCGTGGAAACCCACCACTCCGATACAGAGACGCATCAAACCTACCAAGCCAAACGAGAAAAATTCCAACAGCTTTATTCTCAACTCAAAGGCTTATTTTAA
- a CDS encoding TIGR01212 family radical SAM protein (This family includes YhcC from E. coli K-12, an uncharacterized radical SAM protein.), which yields MQLHELVNTIGQDLQHRYGEKVHKLTLHGGFSCPNRDGTIGRGGCTFCNVSSFVDENVQIKPINTQLTDRAGEVKRAKKYLAYFQAYTNTYAEVQTLKAMYEEALESADMVGLCVGTRPDCVPDAVLDLLSGYVQQGYEIWLELGLQTANDQTLKRINRGHDFACYAAITKRARALGIKVCTHLIIGLPKETKTDYFDTFEKVLEVGTDGLKLHPLHIVEGSTMAKAWQAGRLEAPEMDEYVEVATEIIRRTPAHIIYHRVSAAARRPTLLSPLWCENRWLAMTEIGRALDKLGPQGSLCGQPFEYQLPECQVSIASTSR from the coding sequence ATGCAACTGCATGAGTTAGTGAACACGATTGGCCAAGACTTACAGCACCGTTATGGTGAAAAAGTGCATAAACTGACTTTGCACGGTGGTTTTAGCTGTCCAAATCGCGACGGTACGATTGGTCGCGGTGGTTGTACTTTTTGTAATGTGTCTTCGTTTGTTGATGAAAATGTTCAAATTAAACCTATTAATACTCAACTGACGGATCGCGCTGGTGAAGTTAAGCGTGCTAAAAAATACCTCGCTTATTTCCAAGCCTATACCAATACCTATGCGGAAGTTCAAACCCTTAAGGCTATGTATGAAGAGGCGTTAGAGTCTGCGGATATGGTGGGGTTATGTGTTGGGACACGCCCTGATTGTGTGCCTGATGCGGTCTTGGACTTATTAAGTGGTTATGTTCAGCAAGGTTATGAGATTTGGTTGGAACTTGGGTTACAAACCGCCAATGATCAGACACTAAAACGGATTAATCGTGGTCATGATTTTGCTTGTTATGCAGCAATAACCAAACGCGCTAGAGCATTAGGCATCAAAGTGTGCACGCATTTAATCATCGGTTTGCCTAAAGAAACGAAAACCGATTATTTCGATACCTTTGAGAAGGTGCTTGAGGTTGGTACTGATGGTTTAAAGCTGCATCCACTGCATATTGTAGAAGGCAGTACTATGGCCAAAGCGTGGCAAGCAGGGCGCTTAGAAGCCCCAGAAATGGATGAGTATGTAGAGGTAGCAACAGAGATCATTCGTCGAACGCCCGCGCATATTATTTATCATCGAGTATCGGCGGCGGCAAGAAGGCCAACCTTGTTATCACCGCTATGGTGTGAAAACCGTTGGTTAGCCATGACCGAAATCGGGCGCGCGTTAGATAAACTCGGCCCACAAGGTAGTCTTTGTGGGCAACCATTTGAATATCAATTACCAGAATGCCAAGTGAGCATCGCATCAACATCACGTTAA